TCTGTTTTAAAGATGAGGCGGTCTGCAGCAAGGAGCATTGTGAATTTGCTGACGGCCATTATGACAGGATCAACGGCGCGGTGCTTGATATTCTTGAAAACGAGCAATCCATGAACCGTCCAGTCATTGAGCGATATGCGCAGAAGCACAGGGTGTGTCCGTTTGAATATCAGCTGGAACTTGCTTATTCCGCCGACGCGGTCATTTGCGATTACAACTATGTATTCGATCCTCGTGTTTCGCTGAAGCGTTTTTTGGAAGAACAGAAGAAACATACCGTTCTGCTTATCGATGAGGCCCACAACCTTGTCGACCGCGCCCGCAGCATGTTCTCGGCCGAACTTTTAAAATCAGACTTTCTGAATATCAGGCGGGAGTTCAAAGGCAAAAATGATGCCATTTACCGGGCTGCACAGGATATTAACAGCCATTTGCTCAGAGTGAAAAAGCAATGTGCCGAAACCGGTAACAGGCTGACAGCAGAAGAGTTGGATGAAGAATTTATCGCATTGCTCGAGCGGTTCAGTTTTTCTGCCGAACAGGAGCTTGCGTCAGGCGGTGATGGTGAAGAAGGACAAGCATTGCTGGATACATACTTTTCAGCACTTGCCTTTACGAGGATTGCCCAGCTTTATGATGAACGTTTCATTACTTATGCGGAAACGTTCAAGAGTGAAGTGAGATATAAATTGCTTTGCCTGGATCCTTCCCATCTTCTGCAGAAGACCGGAAAACGGTTCCGGTGCAGGGTCTATTTTTCCGCAACGTTTTCGCCGCTTGGTTACTATCAGGATATGCTCGGCGGCAACAGGGAAGAGGATTACTCCGTCTCGCTTCCTTCACCGTTTGCCAGGGAAAACACCGATGTCTATATCCGTCCGCTTTCGACAAGATACCGTGACAGGGAGCGGACGAGCGAGCCGATTGCCGAGACTGTGAGCCAGCTCATCCAGGAGCGGCCCGGCAACTACCTTGTCTTTTTCCCTTCTTACCAGTACATGAATATGGTATATGATGAATTTGTTGTAAAGGAGCCGGATACGAAAACAATCATCCAGGCGGGCGGCATGCCGGAAGAGGAGAGGGAACAGTTCCTGGCATCATTTCAAGCGGATACGGGTTCAACTCTTGTCGGTTTTGCGGTGCTCGGCGGCATTTTTTCCGAAGGTGTCGATTTGAAAGGGGACCGCCTGAATGGGGTCATCGTCGTCGGTGTCGGCCTCCCGCAAATCGGGCATGAACGCAACATCATTAAAGAGTATTTTAATAAAACGGGAAAAAATGGTTATGACTATGCATATGTGTATCCGGGCATGAACAAAGTGCTGCAGGCCGGAGGGCGCCTGATCAGGTCCGAAGATGACCACGGCGTGATCGTCCTTATTGATGACCGTTTTTTACAGCGGAAATATCAGTCTCTGCTTCCGGAAGAATGGCGCCATTATACGGTTATCCAATAAAGAAAAAGCTGGCACGCGCTGTGCCAGCTTTTTTTGCCGTGTAAATTGTCAACAAGGAAATATTTCGTCCCAGCGGTTGGTGTTAAGTCTACAGGTAAGGGCAGCAGACCATCGTCTTAGCCTGAAGGCTCGCCAATCGCCGAGTTTCTTCACTGTCTTAAAAACTTGCGTCTGTTATATCCGTGAATTTGCGGTTTCCGAAGCTGGGTCTTTTTTCAGCATACTGAGCAGGAAGCCGGCCGCACCGCCTGCGGCGGCAGGCATGACCCAGGCAAGACTCAAGGAAGCAAGCGGCAGCGAACCGAGAAATTGTGTCAGATATTCAGATTCGAGGCCGAGCATTTTAAGCCCGTCATATACACTGACAATACCGGTCGCGAGCATCGCCCCTGAGTATACATAGCGGGTTCCGCCAAACAGGTTGTGCAAGTATGCAAGCAGCACGAGCACAATTGCCAGCGGATAAACGGCGACCAATACAGGAACGGAATACGCGATGATCTGGTTAAGCCCGAGATTGGCGATCAGGAAACTGACAATAGATACCAGTGTGACTACGTTCTTATAGCCAAGTTTCGGGAATTGTTTTGAAAAATACTGGGCTGATGCGGTTGTCAGACCGACGACTGTTGTGAAACATGCCAGCGCGACAATCGCTCCAAGGAGCAAGCCGCCGAATGAGCCGAACAGGAGGTTTGCTCCTGCAGACAAAATTTCGCTTCCGTTCGTAAAGGAGCCGAGTGAAGCCATTTTCGCCCCAAGCCAGCCAATTGAAATATAAACAGC
This genomic interval from Bacillus marinisedimentorum contains the following:
- a CDS encoding ATP-dependent DNA helicase, with translation MAEMTKVRISVRTLVEYVYRSGSLETGFRTNTALHEGTKAHLDIQGTYSEQDRKEVSLKTEVEQDDILFTIEGRADGLLDEDGKIVIDEIKSTSRPLEEITAESHPVYWAQAKCYAYIYALDQGMDNMTVQLTYVSADTGELKKFRDEFSVEELETFLQEVVEGYAPYARLMADHRAERDRSIAGLDFPFENYREGQRQFAGTVYKGISDKKDVFAQAPTGIGKTISAVFPSIKAMGEGLLNRLFYLTAKTITREAAEDTLNLMRQKGLNLHAVTITAKDKICFKDEAVCSKEHCEFADGHYDRINGAVLDILENEQSMNRPVIERYAQKHRVCPFEYQLELAYSADAVICDYNYVFDPRVSLKRFLEEQKKHTVLLIDEAHNLVDRARSMFSAELLKSDFLNIRREFKGKNDAIYRAAQDINSHLLRVKKQCAETGNRLTAEELDEEFIALLERFSFSAEQELASGGDGEEGQALLDTYFSALAFTRIAQLYDERFITYAETFKSEVRYKLLCLDPSHLLQKTGKRFRCRVYFSATFSPLGYYQDMLGGNREEDYSVSLPSPFARENTDVYIRPLSTRYRDRERTSEPIAETVSQLIQERPGNYLVFFPSYQYMNMVYDEFVVKEPDTKTIIQAGGMPEEEREQFLASFQADTGSTLVGFAVLGGIFSEGVDLKGDRLNGVIVVGVGLPQIGHERNIIKEYFNKTGKNGYDYAYVYPGMNKVLQAGGRLIRSEDDHGVIVLIDDRFLQRKYQSLLPEEWRHYTVIQ